One Mercenaria mercenaria strain notata chromosome 12, MADL_Memer_1, whole genome shotgun sequence DNA segment encodes these proteins:
- the LOC123534458 gene encoding high mobility group nucleosome-binding domain-containing protein 5-like: protein MKQIVLILLAGLLVGGTGAWPSLWNTKIVKRDANVADDKEDDAKGANTIFDTGNDDSEQDKNNSIADVKVDSREDIGKPKAGKLKKIRITKARNMKERKNEPNDLADTKREMNCFKLKEKMENQRDGQGLNEEDQSRMEKCLNKEADKGTSRKSKKRQSNDKKGNKSEDSGQTEKKNKGNGKTGKEKEDSGKKGKKNEDNGKTEMKNQGRRKKEKENDYNGKKGKKNEGSGNTEENSAGRRKKEKNEDSGKTRKENKERFQRKKAGKD, encoded by the exons ATGAAACAAATAGTGCTCATCCTTCTAGCTGGTTTGCTGGTCGGAGGAACAGGGGCATGGCCTTCACTATGGAATACCAAAATCGTCAAACGCGATGCGAATGTCGCAGATGACAAAGAAGATGATGCGAAAGGTGCAAACACTATTTTCGATACTGGAaatgatgacagtgaacaagatAAGAATAACAGCATCGCTGACGTAAAAGTGGACTCACGAGAGGATATTGGTAAACCTAAAGCAGGCAAGTTGAAGAAAATTCGGATAACGAAAGCACGTaatatgaaagaaagaaagaatgaaCCTAATGACTTGGCTGATACGAAACGTGAAATgaattgtttcaaacttaaagaaaaaatggaaaatcagCGTGACGGACAGGGTTTGAATGAAGAGGACCAAAGCCGTATGGaaaaatgtttgaacaaagaagCCGATAAAGGTACAAGCAGAAAGAGCAAGAAGAGGCAGAGCAAcgataaaaagggaaataaaagtGAGGACAGTGGTCAAACGGAAAAGAAGAATAAGGGCAATGGCAAAACGGGAAAGGAAAAAGAGGACAGTGgcaaaaagggaaagaaaaatgAGGACAATGGAAAAACGGAAATGAAGAATCAAGGCAGAAGGAAAAAGGAAAAGGAGAATGATTACAATGGCAAAAAGGGAAAGAAGAATGAGGGTAGTGGCAACACGGAAGAGAATAGTGCAGGCAGAAGGAAAAAGGAAAAGAATGAGGACAGTGGCAAAACGAGAAAGGAAAACAAAGAAAG GTTCCAGCGGAAGAAGGCAGGTAAAGACTGA